In one window of Maribacter dokdonensis DSW-8 DNA:
- a CDS encoding TolC family protein, with protein MNKKFKITTLLLLTIWASVFAQESWTLDECVSYALAHNLQLNDFKYTNQSNKETYRQSVRNLLPSVNASSSYLVNYGRAEDPNTGTFVNQDFYSNNYSLESSIDLFQGFQKINAIKASKLLFKATKEDVLQQKYLLAFRVMQAFYDIQFFEGLVAISKEQLMVSQTNYNLVEKQVELGLKAGADLYEAESLLLTDKLNVTQSANQLATAKLTLIQEMNLENTSEIEITKELPQVVTGAMVNEIKSDAVYTEAREFLPLIKAQELRAKAARKQVAVSRGRLYPSLSFFAGIGTGYFETTRDTLGKTLPFRQQFRDNTSQYIGVNLSVPISNGWSARSQVKQSKIEKLRAENNLKTQEQELFQTIQQLVQDYNSLLVELVQSNQKMEAQNLAFTIAQKRYEKGLINALELFTAKNLYASAQNENLQVKLRSEINKSTLDFYRGLPVFNIEAN; from the coding sequence ATGAACAAGAAATTTAAAATAACGACACTTTTACTGCTGACCATTTGGGCATCTGTATTTGCTCAAGAAAGTTGGACATTAGATGAATGTGTTTCATATGCCTTAGCGCATAATTTACAGTTGAATGATTTTAAGTATACCAATCAATCTAATAAAGAAACCTATAGACAATCAGTTCGTAACTTGTTGCCATCGGTAAATGCATCATCTAGTTATCTTGTTAATTATGGTAGGGCAGAAGATCCTAATACGGGAACATTTGTAAATCAGGATTTCTACTCTAATAATTATTCATTGGAGTCCTCCATTGATTTGTTTCAGGGATTTCAAAAAATAAATGCCATTAAAGCATCTAAATTGTTGTTCAAAGCAACCAAAGAAGATGTATTGCAACAAAAATATTTACTGGCATTTAGGGTAATGCAAGCGTTCTATGATATTCAGTTTTTTGAAGGATTGGTAGCAATCTCAAAAGAACAATTAATGGTCTCGCAAACCAATTACAACTTGGTAGAAAAGCAGGTAGAATTAGGCTTAAAAGCCGGTGCCGATCTTTATGAGGCAGAGTCGTTACTATTGACCGATAAATTGAACGTAACACAAAGTGCCAATCAACTGGCGACGGCAAAATTAACCTTGATCCAAGAAATGAACTTGGAGAATACCTCTGAAATTGAAATTACAAAAGAATTGCCGCAAGTGGTAACAGGTGCAATGGTTAACGAAATAAAATCTGATGCTGTTTACACCGAAGCTCGCGAGTTTTTACCATTGATAAAGGCACAGGAATTAAGAGCTAAAGCAGCAAGAAAACAGGTTGCGGTCTCCAGGGGAAGATTGTATCCGTCACTTTCTTTCTTTGCAGGAATTGGTACTGGGTATTTTGAAACTACGAGAGACACGCTTGGCAAAACCTTACCGTTTAGGCAACAATTTAGGGACAATACTTCGCAGTATATTGGGGTAAATTTAAGTGTGCCCATTAGTAACGGTTGGTCTGCACGATCACAGGTGAAGCAATCTAAAATAGAAAAGCTTCGTGCAGAGAATAATTTAAAGACACAAGAGCAAGAGTTGTTTCAAACCATTCAGCAATTAGTGCAAGATTATAATTCATTATTGGTAGAATTGGTGCAGAGCAACCAAAAAATGGAAGCGCAGAATTTAGCCTTTACCATTGCTCAAAAAAGATATGAAAAAGGACTGATAAATGCTTTAGAGCTTTTTACTGCCAAAAATTTATATGCTAGTGCACAAAATGAGAATTTACAGGTAAAATTACGTTCAGAGATCAATAAAAGCACATTGGACTTTTACCGAGGACTACCAGTATTTAATATTGAAGCCAACTAA
- a CDS encoding efflux RND transporter periplasmic adaptor subunit encodes MDIKLEKKKGLKPKHYGYIALGVLLLFVGYQLLFASSVSTFRTEKDKLSVAEVSAGKFDDYITINGNVAPIATIYMDAYEGGRVSEKLIEEGAMVKKGDIILKLENMNLYEQILASESNLALKQNDLRSTKLNFDSRQVEGRKSLATASTDLQRLKRNYEQNKALFDEELISREAYQLSKENYELSQKQHEIVKLQTEQDDELRETSLRGLDTDLARMQKTLGMVYQRLDHLNVRAPADGQLGFLDAEIGQSIAQGQRIGQINVLTDYKIEADIDEHYIDRVKRDLTAVLERNGAEFPLRLRKVYPEVRNGRFKVDLVFTDNKPETIRSGQSYNIKLQLGESNDALLLPKGSFFQSTGGQWIFVLNPDGGEAIKRNIRIGKQNSRYYEVLEGLEPGEKVITSNYDNFGEAERIVLK; translated from the coding sequence ATGGATATAAAATTAGAAAAGAAAAAAGGATTAAAACCAAAACACTACGGTTACATTGCTCTGGGTGTATTGCTACTATTTGTAGGTTACCAACTGTTATTTGCCAGTTCGGTATCCACATTTAGAACCGAGAAAGATAAACTTTCGGTTGCTGAGGTGTCTGCAGGAAAATTCGATGATTATATTACCATTAATGGTAACGTTGCGCCTATTGCAACTATTTATATGGATGCCTATGAAGGTGGTCGTGTAAGCGAAAAGTTAATAGAAGAAGGTGCTATGGTCAAAAAAGGCGATATCATCTTAAAGCTGGAAAACATGAATCTGTACGAACAGATTTTGGCGAGTGAAAGTAACCTGGCATTAAAGCAAAACGATTTAAGATCCACAAAATTGAATTTCGATTCTAGACAAGTAGAAGGTAGAAAGTCATTGGCAACGGCAAGTACAGATCTACAGCGGTTAAAGAGAAATTACGAACAGAACAAAGCGTTGTTCGATGAGGAATTAATATCTAGGGAAGCCTATCAACTATCAAAAGAAAACTATGAACTTTCTCAAAAGCAGCATGAAATTGTAAAGCTACAGACCGAGCAGGATGATGAGTTACGCGAAACTTCATTAAGAGGTCTGGATACAGATTTGGCTCGTATGCAAAAAACATTGGGTATGGTGTACCAAAGGCTGGATCATTTAAATGTTCGCGCTCCTGCAGATGGTCAATTAGGATTTTTAGATGCTGAAATTGGTCAGAGTATTGCTCAAGGGCAGCGTATTGGGCAAATCAACGTGTTAACAGATTATAAAATAGAAGCAGATATAGATGAGCATTATATTGATCGCGTAAAAAGAGACCTTACTGCGGTTTTAGAGCGTAATGGCGCAGAATTTCCATTACGATTAAGAAAAGTATATCCAGAAGTTCGAAATGGTAGGTTCAAGGTAGATTTGGTATTTACGGATAATAAGCCAGAAACCATACGTTCAGGACAGAGCTACAATATTAAATTACAATTGGGAGAATCTAATGATGCGCTTTTATTACCAAAAGGAAGCTTTTTTCAGAGTACCGGCGGTCAATGGATATTTGTACTAAATCCAGATGGCGGAGAAGCCATAAAAAGAAATATAAGAATAGGAAAACAGAATTCTAGATACTATGAAGTATTGGAAGGCTTGGAACCAGGGGAAAAAGTAATAACTAGTAA